A stretch of Paenibacillus mucilaginosus 3016 DNA encodes these proteins:
- a CDS encoding LysR family transcriptional regulator, translated as MDLKSLKTFHRIVALGSFHRAAEELNYAQSTVTMQMQKLEAELGITLIERGRTFQLTEAGRLFHEQSAGIMKEIDRLQGRMSDWMLGETGELRLGAVEPIASFVLPRLLQAFLTAYPKIGIAVDIGSTPLLGERLLRGELDLAVCSRPVIGEGLYFEPLFSEELVFLLPEGHPLSALERIPFRELRDHRILLTAKNCPYRHKVEMLLGEACGSPLNSMEISSMAAMKHYVACGLGIALVPRSLLTPLPPGTLVREVQDDRVSVTFGLLCRAADMPLKLALGRLNEFLKAKLLQDQDSLSPAAR; from the coding sequence ATGGACCTCAAGTCCCTCAAAACGTTCCACCGGATCGTCGCCCTTGGCAGCTTCCACCGGGCGGCCGAGGAGCTGAATTACGCCCAGTCGACCGTGACGATGCAAATGCAGAAGCTCGAGGCCGAGCTCGGCATCACGCTGATCGAACGCGGGAGAACGTTCCAGCTCACCGAAGCGGGGCGGCTGTTCCATGAACAGAGCGCCGGGATTATGAAGGAGATCGACCGGCTCCAGGGCCGCATGTCCGACTGGATGCTCGGGGAAACCGGAGAGCTCCGGCTCGGCGCAGTCGAGCCGATCGCCAGCTTCGTGCTGCCCCGGCTGCTACAGGCATTCCTCACCGCCTATCCCAAGATCGGCATCGCCGTAGACATCGGCAGCACCCCTCTCCTCGGCGAGCGGCTCCTGAGGGGAGAGCTTGATCTTGCCGTCTGTTCCAGGCCGGTCATCGGCGAAGGCTTGTACTTCGAGCCGCTCTTCTCGGAGGAGCTGGTGTTCCTGCTGCCTGAAGGACATCCGCTGTCCGCACTGGAACGCATCCCTTTCCGGGAACTCCGCGATCACCGCATCCTGCTTACGGCGAAGAACTGCCCGTACCGCCACAAGGTGGAGATGCTGCTCGGGGAGGCCTGCGGCAGCCCGCTGAACAGCATGGAGATCTCTTCGATGGCCGCCATGAAGCACTACGTCGCCTGCGGACTCGGCATCGCCCTTGTGCCGCGCAGCCTGCTGACCCCGCTGCCGCCCGGCACGCTGGTACGCGAGGTGCAGGACGACCGGGTTTCCGTCACCTTCGGCCTGCTCTGCCGGGCCGCCGATATGCCGCTCAAGCTGGCCCTCGGCAGGCTGAATGAGTTTCTCAAAGCCAAGCTCCTCCAGGATCAGGACTCCCTCTCCCCTGCAGCGCGCTAA